One Acidobacteriota bacterium genomic window, AGTAATCGTCCTGGGCGCGGGAATTTCCGGTTTAGTTTGCGCTTATCGTTTAAAAACGCTCGGCGTGAATGTCGCGCTGATAGAAAAATCAAATCGCGCCGGTGGAGTCATCCAAAGCCAAATGATTGATAATTACTTAATTGAACGCGGACCCAACAGTACGCGGGGCACAGCCGAATTTTTATCACTCGTTGATGAGTTAGGATTAACCGACGACCTCATCGAAGGAAACCCCAAAGCTCCGGCGTTCGTTTTCTATAAAAATAAAATGCGCGAAGTGCCGATGGGTCCACCCGCGTTAATTAAAACCAATTTGTTGAGTTTCGCAGGTAAATTAAGACTCTTTAAAGAACCTTTCGTCAGCAAGCGGGAAGCCACCAACGAAGAGAGCGTCTATAGTTTTTTTTCGCGCCGCCTGGGCATTCAGGTAGCGGAACGATTGGTTGCGCCGTTTGTCTCCGGGATTTATGCGGGAGATGAAAAACGCTTGAGCGTGCAAGCCGCCTTTCCAATGCTTGCGGAACTTGAAAGTGGCTCCGGTAGCCTGTTTCGTGGCGGGATAGCAAAAGCCAAGGCGGCAAAAAAAGCGAAATCTGCGACTACTGAAAAACCCAAAACCAAACGTTCGGTTTCATTCCGTCAGGGTTTATCTCAACTCACTCAAAGGCTGGCAGAAAAACTTGGCGAAGATTTCATTCAAAATGCGGAATACGAAATCCAGTTTCATACCGAGGTATCTGAAAAACAGGTAGACAGGTTTACCATACACCTGAACCATTCCGATAAATCGACAACCGTTTCCTGCGAGCATCTGATTTTTGCAACCCCTGCCTATGTTGCGGCGGAACTTCTTGAACCTCATGCAAAAGAATTGAGGCAATTGCTCACGGAAATCGAATATCCCCCGGTTGCGACGTTGCATCTGGCGTATGAGAAATCCGATTTCCCCAATCCGGCTGACGGGTTCGGAGTTTTAGCTGCGCCGGTTGAAAACCTAAAGATTCTCGGTTGTCTATTCAGTTCGAGTTTATTTTCAGGTCGCGCCCCTGAAAATAAAAATTTATTCACCGTTTTTATGGGGGGCGCTCGAACGCCGGAGTTGGTGGGCTTGAGTGATGATGAGTTGGTTGAAAAAGCGCACCGTGATTTACAAACCATTTTGGGCGTTAACAACCCGCCCCAGGTTTTATCAATCACCCGTTGGTCGCGAGCCATTCCGCAGTACAACATCGGTCATGCAGCGAGAATGCATAAAATCAAAAAGTTATTCAATGACATCAAGGGATTGCACTTGATCGGAAATTATCTGGATGGGGTTTCAATCAGCGATTGCGCTAAAAATGCCGAAATTGCTGCAAATGCAATTGCCCAATCAATCCGACCGTAAGCTGTCAAATTAATCTTCAATAACTCCACCTATGGCTTGCGAATTCGTAAACGCAACCGTAGGATTTGCGCGACCATGAGTTTCTGGCAAATTGTAAAAGACACTTCAGGTATTGGCGACTTCCTGCTTTGGGGCGTGATTGGATTTATTCTAATCGCCTTTTTGCTGTTTAATATCGCCACCTCTGAACGAAAACGCATTCGCGCTTCGATGTTTATTTTTGCGCTCTCCTTCATCGGATTGTTAGCCGCGAGTGCCATCAGCTATTTCGGTTCAGGATCAGAGAATTTTTCTTATCGCTCGATTCGCTTTGTCTCGCTTTTCTTTGCGAGCATCGCCATTATCAATCTCGCAGGGGTTTTCTTTTTCGGAGTATTTTTAAAATCCCTGCGTATACACATTCCCCTAATTTTACGCGATTTAATTCTGGCAATCGCTTACATCATCACCATCATCACACTGCTGTCTCGCAATGGCGTAGACCTTGCCGGAATTGTCGCGACTTCGGCAGTCATCACCGCAGTCATTGCGTTTTCTTTACAGGATACATTGGGCAATATCCTTGGCGGTCTCGCCCTGCAAATGGAAAATACCATCAATGTCGGCGATTGGATTCGCATCAATGAACTGGAAGGTCGCGTACAGGAAATTCGCTGGCGTCAGACCTCGATTGAAACGCGCAACTGGGACACCATTATTATCCCGAACAGCACCTTGATGAAGGGCCAGTTCACCGTACTTGGGCGTCGTCAAGGAATGCCGCTGCAACATCGCCAATGGATTTATTTCAATGTCGATTTTCGTTATGCGCCTTCTGAAGTTATTCAAACCGTCGAGGATGCATTACAGGAAGAACCGATTCAACATGTCGCGCTGGTTCCGCCACCTCATTGTATCGCGGTGGATTTCAAGGAAAGTTATACACATTATGCCGTGCGTTACTGGCTCACCGATTTAGCCATTCCCGAACCAACGGATTCGGTTGTCCGGTCGAGAATTTTCACCGCGCTACGTCGCGCGGAAATTCCACTTTCCATCCCGGCACAGGCGCTGTTTATCACTGATGATGATGAATCGCGTCGGGTACGTAAACAGAAAGAAGAAATCGAACGTCGCAGCAAGGCATTAAAGCAGATTGAATTATTTAATTCTTTAACCACCGATGAATGTCAGGAACTGGCGATGCGAATGAAATACGCCCCTTTTGTTCGCGGTGAAGTAATGACCCGGCAAGGCGCACAGGCGGATTGGCTCTATTTGATTCTGGAAGGTGAAGCCCAGGTCGACGTCAATGTCGAAGGAAAAACCGAAAAGGTTGCAACCCTCAGAAGCGGTGATTATTTCGGAGAGATGGCGTTGATGACCGGGCAACGGCGACACGCCAACGTCATCGCGATTACTGATGTCATCTGTTACCAACTGGATAAAGAAGCTTTTGAAAATATTTTGCGCAACCGACCGGAAATTGCCGAATACATTTCCCGGACGCTTGCCAAACGTAGCGTCGAACTGGAATCCATCAAGGAAGAATTGAAAGAAGAGGTGATGAATCGCCGGGTGCAGTCCAAGCAGAATGAATTATTGCACCTGATTCGTGATTTTTTCGGTTTGGAAGATACGTCGCAATTTCAAAATTAAAATTACCCCGATAGACGGTGAATTCATTGAACCCGAAAAGATAAATATTAATCGGTTTGAAAGACTTGTCTGCCGGAAACCCAGGTGGCGTGAACTTTTCCCTTAACCTCCCAATTTGCAAACGGCGTGTTGCGGCTTTTCGATTTGAATTTAGCCGGTTCGATTTTCCACTCCCTTTCCGGGTCAATGAGGGTTATATCCGCCTGACTTCCAACTTTAAGCGTTCCTTTTGGCAATGAAAACACCCGGGCTGCGCCAATCGTCAGCATTTCGATGATGCGCCTGAGCGGCACTTTCCCTGAATGGTATAAAACCTGCAAAACCACTCCCAGAGCCGTTTCCACGCCAATCACCCCAAATGGCGCGTGATCATATTCGAGCATTTTTTCATCAAGGTGATGGGGCGCATGGTCTGTGGCAATGGCGTCTATGGTTCCATCAATGATTGCTTCGATTAACGCTTCGCGATCACTTTCGGTGCGAAGCGGCGGATTCATTTTGGTATTGGTATCAAATCCGACAACCGCGCTATCCGTCAAAGCCAGATGATGCGGTGTCACTTCGCAGGTAACCGGCAATCCTTTCTGTTTGGCATCGCGAACCATCCGAATGGCTTTTGCCGTTGAAATATGCATGATGTGAACCCGCGCCCCGGTGATTTCCGCAAGCATTATATCGCGGGCAACGTGACTGTCTTCGGCAGCGCCGCTCATACCTTTCAGTCCAAGCTGAGTTGAATATTTGCCTTCGTGCATCACGCCGCAAGCCGACAAACAGGTATCCTGGCAATGGTCTGCGACCACTAAATCAAGGTCTCTGGCGTATTCCATCGCGTGGCGCATTACCTGTGAATTCATCACCGGCTTGCCATCATCTGTAACCGCAACTGCGCCTGCGGTTTTCATCTCTGCCATCTCCGCGAGTTCTTCACCTTTTGAACCGCGAGTGATTGCGCCAACCGGATAGACATTAGCGAGATTCGCTTCACGAGCTTTATCTATGATATATCGGGTAATCGAAGCGTTATCATTCACAGGCTTGGTATTGGGCATCGCACATATCGAAGTAAAGCCCCCGGCGACCGCAGCAGCACTGCCTGATGCGATGGTCTCTTTATACTCTTCGCCGGGTTCGCGCAAATGCACGTGAAGGTCAATAAAACCGGGCGAGACAATCAAGCCAGTGGCATCAAAAATTTCCAGATTATCTTCGGAAATCGCGTGACCGATTTGCGTGATTACGCCATTTTCAATTCGTAAATCGGCAATCTCGTCCAACCCTTGCGAAGGGTCAATGATTTTTCCGCCTTTGATTAATAAATTCATACTGGTTATTGGTTCAATAATTCGTTCATCAATGCGTTAGTGTCGGTCTCGAAAGAAAACCAATGACAAAAAGTTACGGGTTTATTTCGCCGACGCCACCGCTTTGTAACAGCAGATAGAGTATCGCCATGCGCACAGCGACGCCATTGGTCACCTGTTCTAAAATCAGTGAATTTGAATTATCGGCAACTTCCGAACTGATTTCGATGCCGCGATTGATTGGTCCCGGGTGCATCACTATCGCATCAGGTCGCGCGAGTTTCAACCGCTCCATGGTTAAGCCAAAACGAATGGCATATTCTTTCAGTGAGGGGAAATAGGCATCGGTCATGCGTTCGCGTTGTATGCGCAACATCATCACCACATCCGCATCGGTTATCGCTTCATCAATACTATTGCAAACCCGAAGCGAGCCTTCAGCCGGTTCAATGATTTCTTCAAAATGCGGTGGAATGAGCGTCCGTGGTCCCGCGATACGCAGGTGCGCGCCAAGTTTGGTCAACAGATGGGCGTTGGAACGCGCCACGCGGCTGTGGGTAATGTCGCCGATGATGGCAACCTGCAATCCGTTAATACGCCCTTTGCTTTCGCGAATCGTGTAGGCATCAAGCAATGCCTGCGACGGGTGTTCGTGTGCGCCATCGCCAGCGTTGACAATCGACGCATCAACCAATTGCGACAGTTGATGGGGTGCGCCTGATGACGAATGGCGAATGACAATCACATCGGGATTCATCGCCTGAATGTTGCGCGCCGTATCAATCAAGGTTTCGCCTTTGGTCACCGAAGAGGTCGAAACCGAAATGTTAATCGCATCCGCCGACAGACGTTTTGCCGCCAGTTCAAACGAGGTGCGGGTGCGGGTGGATGATTCAAAAAAGAGATTGATAACGGTTTTGCCGCGCAAGGTGGGAACTTTTTTAATCGACCGCGCGGAAACTTCTTTGAATGAATCGGTGGTGTCGAGAATGGTGTTGATTTCCTCGACGGTGAGTTCTCTGATGCCTAATAAATCTTTTTTATTGAATGCCATCTATCAGTGGTCGGTAATCGGTAATCGGTGGTCGGTGAATTTTTCCGACAACTGGCTACCGACTACCGGCTACAGCGTTATTCTTTTTCTACAACAACAACCTGCTCTTCTTCGTCGTATTCGGGCAACATCACTTTGATAATTTCCGCGTCAGTGGTTTGCACATACTTGCCGACATAATCGGCTTGAATCGGGAGTTCCCGATGCCCGCGGTCAATCAACACGCAGAGTTCGACTTTTGATGGTCTGCCGAAATCGACCAACTCATCCAGGGCGGCGCGAATCGTGCGCCCGGTGTATAGAACGTCGTCAACTAAAACGATGGTTCTGCCGGTGATGTCATTGGGAATTTCGGTTTTATTGACCACCGGACGCGGGCCGACGGTTGAGAGGTCATCGCGGTAAAGCGTGATGTCGAGTTGTCCGGTCGCCGGTCTGGTGCCTTCGAGTTGCGCGATTTTATCCGCGAGTCGTTCGGCAAGCGGAACCCCGCGACGACGAATGCCAACCAGCAGAACACTTTTGGTTCCGCCGTTGCGTTCGACGATTTGCAAGGCGAGGCGCGACATGGTGCGACTCATATCCGCCGCATCCATCACTTGAGATTTTTGTTTGAAATCCATATTGAGCCTCTGGGTCTCTTTGAAATCGGGCAGACTATAGCATGACTGAAATGGAACTACCAAGCACTGACGTTAATAGTCATCTGAGTCAGGATTTATTGAATGCACCCTTGTTAGAAAGTATAGAACTCCAATTATAATTCCAGCGGAAATACTTATGAATAAATTAAACAATGAAGATGAGTAAAAAAATTCCAAATTCCAGATAATAAAGCCTGTACCACCTCCCCAGGCTATCCCTTTAATAAAATCTCTAAGAATATGGTGGTTATATTTCCCTCCTTCTACCCAAATGAAAAAAAGAAATAGTATTGCCCCAATCAAAACAGACAACAAATTTTTCAAAGAGAGAAACGGCTCTGATGAATCACCTAGGCGTAAACGAATATAAATTGCCAGCAACCCTCCCCCAATCGCCCCGATTATAATTTCAAATAAAATATTTTCGCGTTTATAAAGACACCCATCACATTTTGTTTCTTTGGGTTGATGTAGCGGGAGCCGACGAATTCGCCGAATCTTTCCACAACCTGAACAAACCTTGCCTCGGATTTTTTTCTGTTTGTCTTGTTTCAAACAATCAAAACAAAACACAAGATTATTGGGTCGAGTCAGGTAAAGTAAGTCTCTTTTTTTGCAACTTACACATATCAAATTTCGACTTCTTATTTTTCTTATTGAAGCCATAAATTATTGGGTGATTTGAAATGTTAATAATTTTTTGGCAAAAGCCAATAATTGGATCAAATCGCAATGTGGGGTCAGCTATCACCAACTCAGCTATTCGTTAATGGATTTGGATTACCTGCTTCTTATTCTGACAAACGAATGCGCGCATCAATTAACGATATGCCTTCGCCTTCGGGGTGAACCAATACGGGATTTAAATCGATTTCGGCGATGCGCGGCACAGCTTCAGCGAGTGCGCCCAATGACAATAACAACTGCTTGACCGCCTCGATGTCAGCCGGTGGTGCGCCGCGAAAGCCTTTCAATAATTTTGCCGCGCGTGAACTGTCAATCATCGCTTCGGCATCTTTATCGGTTAAAGGCAAGACGCGAAAAACGATGTCCTTCACCAATTCAACCAACACGCCACCCGACCCGAAAGCCACCAGCGGCCCAAACGTCGGGTCCTGGGTGACACCGGCAATTACTTCAACGCCGACTTTTGCCATCGGCATCATCAATGCTGCTTCGAGGTCGATTTCATGCTTTGCTAATTGGCTCTTCAGTTGCTCATAAGCAATTCCTGCTTCTGCGGGTCGGATATTTAACAGCACGCCACCGACATCAGATTTATGCAGCACCGCAGGTTTATTGACT contains:
- the hemG gene encoding protoporphyrinogen oxidase, giving the protein MQNTHKQVIVLGAGISGLVCAYRLKTLGVNVALIEKSNRAGGVIQSQMIDNYLIERGPNSTRGTAEFLSLVDELGLTDDLIEGNPKAPAFVFYKNKMREVPMGPPALIKTNLLSFAGKLRLFKEPFVSKREATNEESVYSFFSRRLGIQVAERLVAPFVSGIYAGDEKRLSVQAAFPMLAELESGSGSLFRGGIAKAKAAKKAKSATTEKPKTKRSVSFRQGLSQLTQRLAEKLGEDFIQNAEYEIQFHTEVSEKQVDRFTIHLNHSDKSTTVSCEHLIFATPAYVAAELLEPHAKELRQLLTEIEYPPVATLHLAYEKSDFPNPADGFGVLAAPVENLKILGCLFSSSLFSGRAPENKNLFTVFMGGARTPELVGLSDDELVEKAHRDLQTILGVNNPPQVLSITRWSRAIPQYNIGHAARMHKIKKLFNDIKGLHLIGNYLDGVSISDCAKNAEIAANAIAQSIRP
- a CDS encoding mechanosensitive ion channel family protein, yielding MSFWQIVKDTSGIGDFLLWGVIGFILIAFLLFNIATSERKRIRASMFIFALSFIGLLAASAISYFGSGSENFSYRSIRFVSLFFASIAIINLAGVFFFGVFLKSLRIHIPLILRDLILAIAYIITIITLLSRNGVDLAGIVATSAVITAVIAFSLQDTLGNILGGLALQMENTINVGDWIRINELEGRVQEIRWRQTSIETRNWDTIIIPNSTLMKGQFTVLGRRQGMPLQHRQWIYFNVDFRYAPSEVIQTVEDALQEEPIQHVALVPPPHCIAVDFKESYTHYAVRYWLTDLAIPEPTDSVVRSRIFTALRRAEIPLSIPAQALFITDDDESRRVRKQKEEIERRSKALKQIELFNSLTTDECQELAMRMKYAPFVRGEVMTRQGAQADWLYLILEGEAQVDVNVEGKTEKVATLRSGDYFGEMALMTGQRRHANVIAITDVICYQLDKEAFENILRNRPEIAEYISRTLAKRSVELESIKEELKEEVMNRRVQSKQNELLHLIRDFFGLEDTSQFQN
- a CDS encoding dihydroorotase, giving the protein MNLLIKGGKIIDPSQGLDEIADLRIENGVITQIGHAISEDNLEIFDATGLIVSPGFIDLHVHLREPGEEYKETIASGSAAAVAGGFTSICAMPNTKPVNDNASITRYIIDKAREANLANVYPVGAITRGSKGEELAEMAEMKTAGAVAVTDDGKPVMNSQVMRHAMEYARDLDLVVADHCQDTCLSACGVMHEGKYSTQLGLKGMSGAAEDSHVARDIMLAEITGARVHIMHISTAKAIRMVRDAKQKGLPVTCEVTPHHLALTDSAVVGFDTNTKMNPPLRTESDREALIEAIIDGTIDAIATDHAPHHLDEKMLEYDHAPFGVIGVETALGVVLQVLYHSGKVPLRRIIEMLTIGAARVFSLPKGTLKVGSQADITLIDPEREWKIEPAKFKSKSRNTPFANWEVKGKVHATWVSGRQVFQTD
- a CDS encoding aspartate carbamoyltransferase catalytic subunit, producing MAFNKKDLLGIRELTVEEINTILDTTDSFKEVSARSIKKVPTLRGKTVINLFFESSTRTRTSFELAAKRLSADAINISVSTSSVTKGETLIDTARNIQAMNPDVIVIRHSSSGAPHQLSQLVDASIVNAGDGAHEHPSQALLDAYTIRESKGRINGLQVAIIGDITHSRVARSNAHLLTKLGAHLRIAGPRTLIPPHFEEIIEPAEGSLRVCNSIDEAITDADVVMMLRIQRERMTDAYFPSLKEYAIRFGLTMERLKLARPDAIVMHPGPINRGIEISSEVADNSNSLILEQVTNGVAVRMAILYLLLQSGGVGEINP
- the pyrR gene encoding bifunctional pyr operon transcriptional regulator/uracil phosphoribosyltransferase PyrR codes for the protein MDFKQKSQVMDAADMSRTMSRLALQIVERNGGTKSVLLVGIRRRGVPLAERLADKIAQLEGTRPATGQLDITLYRDDLSTVGPRPVVNKTEIPNDITGRTIVLVDDVLYTGRTIRAALDELVDFGRPSKVELCVLIDRGHRELPIQADYVGKYVQTTDAEIIKVMLPEYDEEEQVVVVEKE